In one window of Acidobacteriota bacterium DNA:
- a CDS encoding DUF3800 domain-containing protein, protein MYLLYLDASGVPERNQPANSHYVLVGLAVHVGTWFRLTKLIRKVKRKYTLGDVEDLELHAGWMLRPIPGQSVLGFDELDYFSRRDAALAERKRLREAWTGLPAAQVRKEKKTFRLTEPYVHLTRSERIALVDEALEALGRYRSGSHRHPIALFGEAINKPELPGGIDPVEQAFTQVVSRFDLFLRNQRSGRQRVWGILVSDHDQHRAGALTKLLRRFQVQGTRWGEIERVVESPFFLDSRLNSGVQVVDLCAYALRRYLEKQEEERFRSIFGKFYRTKTGLHGLRHYTKVGCTCIICRERGHDRLHLG, encoded by the coding sequence ATGTATCTCCTCTACTTAGATGCTTCCGGAGTTCCGGAAAGAAATCAGCCTGCCAATAGTCACTATGTGCTCGTTGGCCTGGCGGTCCACGTAGGAACTTGGTTTCGCTTGACCAAGCTCATCCGGAAGGTCAAGCGCAAGTACACACTGGGGGACGTGGAAGATCTCGAGCTCCACGCCGGCTGGATGCTGCGCCCGATTCCAGGCCAGTCAGTTCTCGGCTTTGACGAGCTCGACTATTTCAGTCGTCGGGATGCTGCTTTGGCCGAACGCAAAAGACTCCGGGAGGCATGGACGGGGCTGCCCGCGGCACAGGTGAGGAAAGAGAAGAAGACTTTTCGGCTAACCGAGCCCTACGTCCACTTGACCCGCTCGGAGCGAATTGCTCTTGTAGACGAAGCCTTGGAGGCACTCGGGCGATACCGGTCGGGATCTCACCGTCATCCCATCGCGCTTTTCGGTGAGGCCATTAACAAGCCCGAGCTTCCCGGAGGCATCGATCCGGTAGAGCAGGCCTTTACGCAGGTCGTGAGCCGCTTCGACCTGTTTCTCCGTAATCAGCGTTCCGGAAGACAACGCGTATGGGGAATCCTGGTCAGTGACCATGATCAGCATCGCGCTGGCGCTCTGACGAAGCTTCTTCGTAGATTCCAAGTGCAAGGGACGCGGTGGGGAGAGATCGAGCGTGTGGTGGAGTCTCCATTCTTCCTCGATAGTAGGCTCAACAGTGGTGTCCAGGTAGTTGATCTTTGCGCCTATGCGCTTCGAAGATATTTGGAGAAGCAAGAGGAGGAGCGCTTCCGCTCGATCTTTGGCAAGTTCTATCGGACCAAGACAGGGCTGCACGGCCTCCGGCACTATACGAAGGTGGGATGTACGTGCATCATTTGCCGAGAACGCGGCCACGACCGACTCCATCTCGGGTAA
- a CDS encoding sugar phosphate nucleotidyltransferase: MVTAVLGGGQGARLWPLTQHRAKPSVPVGGKFRLIDIPISNSLHAGIDRIYVLTQFNSASLHRHIAQTYRFDLFRNGFVNILAAEQNVYNRDWYQGTADAVRQHLDRLSYQDTRQVVVLSGDQLYSMKLEEFVGSHRRREADVSIAVKPVRREEARGLGIMRVAEDGRILEFVEKPQEDEELDRLALSQQALDDLGFEGEGGMLLASMGIYVFNTGPLQGLLEGTEFTDFGREVIPEALNEYRVFAFGYHGYWRDIGTIGAFHQANLELAQPLPPLNLYDA; the protein is encoded by the coding sequence GTGGTGACAGCTGTGCTCGGCGGAGGCCAGGGGGCACGCCTATGGCCTCTGACCCAGCACCGCGCCAAACCCTCGGTGCCGGTGGGGGGAAAGTTCCGGCTCATCGATATCCCCATCTCCAACAGCCTGCACGCCGGCATCGACCGCATCTACGTGCTGACCCAATTCAACAGCGCCAGCCTCCATCGGCACATCGCTCAGACCTATCGCTTCGACCTCTTCCGCAACGGTTTCGTCAACATCCTGGCGGCGGAACAGAACGTCTACAACCGGGATTGGTATCAGGGCACCGCCGACGCCGTACGCCAGCATCTGGATCGCCTTTCCTACCAGGATACGCGGCAGGTAGTGGTGCTCTCCGGCGACCAGCTCTACTCCATGAAGTTGGAGGAGTTCGTCGGCAGCCACCGCCGGCGGGAGGCGGATGTGAGCATCGCCGTCAAACCGGTGCGGCGGGAGGAAGCCCGAGGATTGGGAATCATGCGGGTGGCGGAAGACGGACGGATCCTGGAGTTCGTGGAGAAGCCTCAAGAGGATGAGGAGCTCGATCGCCTGGCCCTGTCCCAACAGGCCCTGGACGATCTGGGCTTCGAGGGCGAGGGCGGGATGCTGCTGGCGAGCATGGGGATCTACGTCTTCAACACCGGTCCGCTCCAGGGGCTCCTCGAGGGGACTGAATTTACCGATTTCGGCCGCGAGGTGATCCCGGAGGCGCTGAACGAGTACCGGGTCTTCGCCTTCGGCTACCACGGCTACTGGCGCGATATCGGCACCATCGGTGCCTTCCATCAGGCCAATCTGGAGCTGGCCCAGCCGCTGCCGCCGCTCAATCTCTATGATGCCG
- a CDS encoding alpha-amylase family glycosyl hydrolase has product MQTPAVTPAPAWELLISRRAREQYGIERAPRTGSELQGLRALVQRINRRRAASAVPATPLASGQVNALRLVEEVLHHLLVIYLRRAGDEVLDRALAWLQGRFGEERVERLLETFVDFFPQDRIYRGSQSAEEYLRSAPEARREALQRLLVLWTVQQNPAAEALADLFDDEELEDTTGYRQMVASLRGFFARQPSFSAGSGNFFDLLQSPARARPDSLTAQLEFLLKVFGPELESLDLEDLVAELQLGVDVLREEEKPIFQGPGGGPPGPGPIEVPQYVDLSEEEERFTEDRDWMPEVVLVAKNTLVWLDQLSRAYGRRIQRLDQIPDEELARLARWGFTGLWLIGLWERSRASETIKKMCGNPEAAASAYSLQDYRVAEELGGDAAVEVLRRRAARHRLRLACDMVPNHMGIDSHWLLERPDLFLTLPESPYPNYTFRGPDLSPDPRIAIHLEDHYYDRSDAAVVFRRLDRRTGEARYVYHGNDGTSMPWNDTAQLDYLNAETRETVIQIILSVARRFPIIRFDAAMTLARRHIQRLWFPQPGSGGAIPSRSEHGMSQEEFLRHMPEEFWREVVDRVAQEAPDTLLLAEAFWLMEGYFVRTLGMHRVYNSAFMHMLRDEDNGKFRSTLKNTLEFDPEVLKRFVNYVTNPDEKSAVEQLGKGDKYFGVATVMATLPGLPMFGHGQFEGLHEKYGMEYRRAYADEDPDAWVIDRHEREIVPLLKKRYLFAEVRYFRLYDFVLADGSGTSGSVCEDVLAYSNRYGPEAAVVLYNNRYQTVSGWVRTSVPWQSKAGDAGGLQRQNLGDALDLEPAPDRFCRYREQISGLEFLVPTEQLCGRGLFARLHAYERRILLDFQVLVDDEEGRYRTLAESLQGRGVPDLGAALDELLVRPVQGPVRGVLHGDLLQRLWAARELSPEERKPLLDEVETRSRRMLGEIQPLVGTGGGAAPEAEADTELLARLAAEQRRGFEAVLEIQALAAHGEGTEESVAGQIARELLAGEWSAGSSPSDGELPEPSSQEPPPRETATEDQIPPDRLEETPTDDGRWLGLLSWALLRPLGRLLGEQDAAARGRALAEVWMLDRVVEQALLEAGIGGDAAGQQAAAAKLFVGLQGWYRQLEEPGVGASGDPTTGRLMARWLLDDEVARFLNVHAHDGVRWFHREAFQLLRWWLLASALAEWRLQGEPEAPPPPTPDGDAPKASGETWLARAHAVVGELRSAEDPSGYRVQELLVALGTSDELDVLQPSGGLMPRDGTAETSRPEAPTTDGGPSKLAVPDEGPDGDRINDKIPSS; this is encoded by the coding sequence ATGCAAACCCCTGCAGTGACACCGGCTCCGGCTTGGGAGCTCCTGATCTCCCGCCGTGCCCGGGAGCAATATGGCATCGAGCGCGCTCCCCGCACCGGTAGCGAGCTCCAGGGCCTGCGGGCGCTGGTGCAGCGCATCAACCGGCGGCGGGCGGCCTCGGCGGTGCCGGCGACCCCCCTGGCTTCGGGGCAGGTCAACGCGCTGCGGCTGGTGGAGGAGGTGCTGCATCATCTGCTGGTGATCTACCTCCGGCGCGCCGGCGACGAAGTCTTGGACCGCGCTCTGGCCTGGCTCCAGGGGCGTTTCGGCGAGGAGCGGGTGGAGCGCCTGCTGGAGACCTTCGTCGATTTCTTCCCGCAGGATCGGATCTACCGCGGCAGCCAGAGCGCCGAAGAGTATCTGCGCTCGGCGCCGGAGGCGCGGCGGGAGGCGTTGCAGCGCCTCTTGGTGCTCTGGACCGTGCAGCAGAATCCCGCGGCGGAGGCGCTGGCGGACCTCTTCGACGACGAGGAACTGGAGGACACCACCGGCTATCGCCAGATGGTCGCCAGCCTGCGGGGGTTCTTCGCCCGGCAGCCCTCCTTCAGCGCCGGCAGCGGCAACTTCTTCGACCTTCTGCAATCGCCGGCCCGGGCCCGGCCGGACTCGCTGACGGCGCAGCTGGAGTTCTTGCTCAAGGTCTTCGGTCCGGAGTTGGAGAGCCTCGATCTGGAGGATCTGGTGGCGGAGCTGCAGCTGGGGGTCGACGTGCTCCGGGAGGAGGAGAAGCCCATCTTCCAGGGCCCCGGCGGCGGTCCCCCGGGACCGGGCCCCATCGAGGTGCCCCAATACGTCGATTTGTCGGAGGAGGAAGAGCGCTTCACCGAGGATCGGGATTGGATGCCCGAGGTGGTGCTGGTGGCCAAGAACACCTTGGTGTGGCTCGACCAGTTGAGCCGCGCCTACGGCCGCCGGATCCAGCGTCTGGACCAGATCCCCGACGAGGAGCTGGCGCGCCTCGCTCGCTGGGGGTTCACCGGCCTGTGGCTCATCGGCCTGTGGGAGCGCAGCCGGGCCAGCGAGACGATCAAGAAGATGTGCGGCAATCCGGAGGCGGCGGCGTCGGCCTATTCGCTGCAGGATTATCGCGTGGCGGAGGAGCTGGGGGGCGACGCGGCGGTGGAGGTGCTGCGGCGGCGGGCCGCCCGGCACCGGCTGCGGCTGGCCTGCGACATGGTGCCCAACCACATGGGCATCGATTCCCATTGGCTGCTGGAGCGCCCGGACCTCTTTCTCACCCTCCCGGAGAGCCCCTACCCCAACTACACCTTCCGTGGCCCGGATCTGTCCCCGGACCCGCGCATCGCCATTCACTTGGAGGATCACTACTACGACCGCAGCGACGCGGCGGTGGTCTTCCGGCGCCTGGACCGGCGCACCGGCGAGGCGCGCTACGTGTACCACGGCAACGACGGCACCAGCATGCCGTGGAACGACACCGCTCAGCTGGACTACCTCAATGCGGAAACCCGGGAGACGGTGATCCAGATCATCCTGTCGGTGGCGCGACGTTTTCCCATCATCCGCTTCGACGCCGCCATGACCTTGGCCCGACGGCATATTCAGCGGCTGTGGTTTCCTCAGCCGGGAAGCGGCGGCGCCATTCCCTCGCGCTCTGAGCACGGCATGTCCCAGGAGGAATTCCTGCGCCATATGCCTGAGGAGTTTTGGCGCGAGGTGGTCGATCGGGTAGCCCAGGAGGCGCCGGATACGCTGCTGCTGGCGGAGGCCTTCTGGCTCATGGAGGGCTATTTCGTCCGCACCTTGGGGATGCACCGGGTGTACAACAGCGCCTTCATGCACATGCTGCGGGACGAGGACAACGGCAAGTTCCGCAGCACCCTCAAGAACACCCTGGAGTTCGATCCGGAGGTGCTCAAACGCTTCGTCAACTACGTCACCAATCCCGACGAGAAGAGTGCCGTAGAGCAGTTGGGCAAGGGCGACAAGTACTTTGGCGTCGCCACCGTCATGGCGACCTTGCCGGGGCTGCCGATGTTCGGCCACGGCCAGTTCGAGGGGCTGCACGAGAAATATGGCATGGAGTATCGCCGGGCCTACGCCGACGAAGATCCCGACGCCTGGGTCATCGACCGCCACGAGCGGGAGATCGTGCCGCTGCTGAAGAAGCGTTACCTCTTCGCCGAGGTGCGCTACTTCCGACTCTATGATTTTGTGCTTGCCGATGGCTCTGGCACCAGCGGTTCGGTGTGCGAGGACGTGCTGGCGTACTCCAACCGCTACGGCCCGGAGGCGGCGGTGGTGCTCTACAACAATCGCTACCAGACGGTCAGCGGGTGGGTGCGCACGTCGGTGCCCTGGCAGTCGAAGGCGGGGGACGCCGGCGGCCTGCAGCGACAGAATCTAGGAGACGCCCTCGACCTGGAGCCGGCGCCGGATCGCTTCTGCCGCTACCGCGAGCAGATCTCCGGCCTCGAATTCCTGGTGCCCACGGAGCAGCTCTGCGGCCGCGGCCTGTTCGCCCGCCTGCACGCCTACGAGCGGCGCATCCTGCTCGACTTTCAGGTCCTCGTGGACGATGAGGAGGGCCGCTACCGGACCCTCGCCGAGAGCCTCCAGGGTCGGGGTGTTCCGGATCTGGGGGCGGCTCTGGACGAGCTGCTGGTACGGCCCGTCCAGGGGCCGGTGCGGGGAGTGCTGCACGGCGATCTGCTGCAGCGGCTGTGGGCGGCGCGGGAGCTGTCGCCGGAGGAGCGCAAGCCGTTGCTGGACGAGGTGGAAACCCGCAGCCGCCGGATGCTGGGGGAGATCCAACCGCTGGTGGGGACCGGCGGCGGAGCAGCGCCGGAAGCTGAAGCCGACACCGAGCTGTTGGCACGGCTGGCCGCCGAGCAGCGGCGGGGCTTCGAGGCGGTGCTGGAGATCCAAGCCCTCGCCGCCCATGGGGAAGGCACCGAGGAGAGCGTGGCCGGCCAGATCGCCAGGGAGCTGCTGGCTGGAGAGTGGTCCGCCGGCAGCAGCCCCTCCGATGGAGAGCTGCCGGAGCCGTCGTCTCAGGAGCCGCCACCTCGAGAGACGGCGACCGAGGATCAGATTCCGCCGGACCGGCTCGAAGAGACACCCACCGACGACGGCCGCTGGCTGGGCTTGTTGAGCTGGGCCTTGCTGCGTCCCCTGGGGCGGCTCTTGGGAGAGCAGGACGCCGCGGCCCGAGGCCGAGCCCTCGCCGAGGTGTGGATGCTCGACCGGGTGGTGGAGCAGGCGCTGTTGGAGGCCGGTATCGGTGGCGATGCCGCGGGGCAGCAGGCGGCGGCGGCGAAGCTCTTCGTTGGTCTTCAGGGCTGGTATCGCCAGCTCGAGGAGCCGGGAGTGGGAGCGTCCGGGGACCCCACCACCGGACGCCTCATGGCCCGCTGGCTGCTGGACGACGAGGTGGCCCGCTTCCTCAATGTTCACGCCCACGACGGCGTGCGCTGGTTCCACCGCGAGGCCTTCCAGCTGCTGCGCTGGTGGCTGCTGGCGTCGGCCTTGGCGGAGTGGCGGCTGCAGGGGGAGCCGGAAGCTCCACCGCCGCCGACGCCGGATGGCGACGCTCCGAAGGCCTCGGGGGAGACCTGGTTGGCCAGGGCTCACGCCGTGGTGGGGGAGCTGCGCAGCGCCGAGGATCCCTCCGGCTATCGGGTCCAGGAGCTGCTGGTGGCTCTCGGTACCAGCGACGAGCTCGACGTCCTTCAGCCCTCCGGCGGCTTGATGCCCCGGGATGGGACGGCGGAGACTTCCCGCCCCGAGGCTCCGACCACCGACGGCGGCCCGTCCAAGCTCGCCGTGCCCGACGAAGGGCCCGACGGGGACCGGATCAACGATAAGATACCTAGTAGCTAA
- a CDS encoding DUF4920 domain-containing protein, with protein MRSFSSVRWSLTVLIAALAVLLALPAVANEKASEKASQTYGEGVELETTTSLAHVLADPAAFDGQTVRVEGYVQDVCPRKGCWMTLAAGPEGDALRIKVEDDVIVFPQEAKGRKAVAQGTVEVHEQSREEYVAWQSHLAEEKGESFDAESVGDGPFLSVQIRGTGAEIAAD; from the coding sequence ATGCGTAGTTTTTCTTCAGTTCGCTGGTCCCTGACCGTTCTCATTGCCGCCCTGGCGGTGCTCTTGGCCCTGCCGGCGGTGGCCAATGAGAAAGCCAGTGAGAAGGCCAGTCAGACCTATGGTGAGGGCGTCGAGCTCGAGACCACCACCTCCCTCGCCCACGTGCTGGCGGATCCGGCGGCCTTCGACGGGCAGACGGTGCGGGTGGAGGGCTACGTCCAGGACGTCTGCCCGCGCAAGGGATGTTGGATGACTCTGGCGGCGGGGCCGGAGGGCGATGCCCTGCGCATCAAGGTGGAGGACGACGTCATCGTCTTCCCTCAGGAGGCCAAGGGACGCAAGGCGGTGGCTCAGGGGACGGTGGAGGTCCACGAGCAGAGCCGGGAGGAGTACGTCGCCTGGCAGAGCCATCTGGCGGAGGAGAAGGGGGAGAGCTTTGATGCGGAGAGCGTCGGGGACGGTCCCTTTCTCAGCGTTCAGATTCGCGGTACCGGCGCGGAGATCGCGGCGGACTGA